The following are encoded in a window of Gavia stellata isolate bGavSte3 chromosome 17, bGavSte3.hap2, whole genome shotgun sequence genomic DNA:
- the FANCF gene encoding Fanconi anemia group F protein produces the protein MEAVLEQVGQLPALLAVSRSTLVRDWDSLTLDRALEWARYFQHLHDRFRTRPRLREALGRRLRRGQPSPLLGFSHLGRCPQLLGLALLENRALPPTACRRLIHNLLQPPGAEAGPEPRSLALLARRKAASHLLALPPGPPRPPAGMEPQVQAEAQLLLSRLREEGREAEPAGEAAGRLRWLSPALEQLPQARAFEVVAAALLLLGQGSGAEQAGGRGQAGNSLDRNLASATADEWVAGPLLSWLLGNLERFSAFCLFLPGSLLASLAGHYSQLSRPYLDLLSGWGSHLLYDPLQGRWVKSALDKAELSWEELRERFSCLCQGSALLRGQTQAALKLLKARDGDFKVCGLSVWTDLLMELEEYLRKEAER, from the coding sequence ATGGAggccgtgctggagcaggtggggCAGCTGCCCGCGCTCCTGGCCGTTTCCCGCTCCACGCTGGTGCGGGACTGGGACTCCCTGACCCTGGACAGGGCTCTGGAGTGGGCACGGTATTTCCAGCACCTCCACGACCGCTTCCGCACCCGGCCTCGCCTCCGGGAAGCCCTggggcggcggctgcggcggggTCAGCCGAGCCCCCTGCTCGGCTTCTCCCACCTGGGACGCTGCCCGCAGCTGCTGGGCCTGGCGCTGCTCGAGAACCGCGCTCTGCCGCCCACTGCCTGCCGCCGCCTGATCCACAACTTGCTGCAGCCTCCCGGCGCGGAGGCCGGCCCTGAGCCCCGCAGCCTGGCGCTTCTCGCCCGCCGGAAGGCCGCCTCCCACCTGCTAGCGTtgccccccggcccgccgcggcccccggcggggATGGAGCCGCAGGTGCAAGCGGAGgcgcagctgctgctgagccggctgcgggaggaggggCGGGAGGCCGAGCCGGCTGGGGAGGCCGCGGGGCGGCTGCGCtggctgtcccctgccctggagcagctcccccaggcCCGGGCCTTCGAGGTGGTGGCGGcggcgctgctgctgctggggcaggggagtgGTGCCGAGCAGGCCGGAGGCAGGGGTCAGGCTGGGAACAGCCTAGACAGAAACCTGGCGAGTGCAACGGCAGATGAATGGGTTGCCGGGCCCCTGCTTTCCTGGCTGCTGGGCAACCTGGAGCGATTTTCTGccttctgccttttcctcccagGCTCCCTTCTTGCCTCCCTAGCTGGTCACTATTCCCAGTTAAGCAGACCTTATTTGGACCTCTTAAGCGGCTGGGGAAGCCACTTGCTCTATGACCCCTTGCAGGGACGGTGGGTTAAAAGTGCTCTTGACAAAGCTGAATTGTCCTGGGAGGAGCTGAGGGAGCGCTTCAGCTGCCTCTGTCAGGGATCTGCGCTACTCAGGGGACAGACCCAAGCTGCTCTGAAACTCCTGAAGGCACGGGATGGAGACTTCAAAGTCTGTGGCCTAAGTGTATGGACTGACTTACTGATGGAACTAGAGGAATATCTGAGGAAAGAAGCAGAGCGCTAA